The following proteins are co-located in the Fusarium verticillioides 7600 chromosome 7, whole genome shotgun sequence genome:
- a CDS encoding adenosinetriphosphatase produces MDDLANLELLSLVSKVSSELKNHMNLDDKTVAEFLIDKRTKSSNFDDFRDDLAKALPSIPLSLIESIDRLVLALHPQFKGKVKANHEEHHSRTLKEKEKVFSGLALPDKEPARDDGSGAFDDTLALLEGLEGKAKKEKSARKRSRSPRDDYKESRRRRRRSRSGERRKRDKYRSRSRSHERGDEDWRDGYRDARKDRRGRRRHEDDDDDRFRNAPAPEVDDSPQLHKVYEGHVTGLKDFGAFINLHNVKGRVDGLVHVSRMSAGQRVNHPSDLVSHGQKVWVKVTSLDKDQNGRDRVGLSMKDVDQSTGEDLEPQARMTTGANMEALGGGLRDGFAEPTGMPRDNLGPPRRQKKRMTSPERWEIRQLIASGVAKASDYPDLEEDYNATLRGDGDLELEEDVDIEVREEEPPFLAGQTKQSLELSPIRVVKAPEGSMNRAAMSGTNLAKERKELKQQEADAAAKDEPKENLSSQWQDPMADPDKRKFASDLRNARKNQPSEEVPEWKKAVIPKGQSLGKRTNLSIKEQRESLPVYAFREQLIKAVHENQILIVVGETGSGKTTQLTQYLAEAGFANDGIIGCTQPRRVAAMSVAKRVAEEVGCKLGEEVGYTIRFEDCTSPSTKIKYMTDGMLQREILVDPDMSRYSCIMLDEAHERTIATDVLFALLKKALKRRPDMKVIVTSATLDADKFSAYFNECPIFTIPGRTYPVEILYSKEPESDYLDTALVTVMQIHITEPKGDILLFLTGQEEIDTACEVLYERMKALGPNVPDLIILPVYASLPTEMQSRIFDPAPPGSRKVVIATNIAETSITIDEIYYVVDPGFVKQNAYDPKLGMDSLVVTPISQAQANQRAGRAGRTGPGKCFRLYTEAAYQSEMLPTSIPEIQRQNLSTTILMLKAMGINDLLHFDFMDPPPINTMLTALEELYALSALDDEGLLTRLGRKMADFPMEPSLAKVLIAAVDLECADEVLSIVSMLNIPTVFYRPKEKQSQADQKKAKFHDPHGDHLTFLNVYNSWKQSGYSAPWCFENFIQARSMRRAKDVRDQIVKIMDRYKHKIKSCGRDTEKVRRALCAGFFRNAARKDPQEGYKTLIEGTPVYLHPSSALFGKQAEWVIYHELILTSKEYMHCTTSIEPKWLVEAAPTFFKVAPTDKLSKRKKAERIQPLYNKFATEDDWRLSAQRKGGRGGGGGGTWG; encoded by the coding sequence ATGGATGACTTGGCAAATCTCGAGTTGTTATCCCTCGTTTCAAAGGTCTCTTCCGAGCTGAAGAATCATATGAACCTAGACGACAAGACGGTCGCCGAGTTTCTTATCGATAAAAGGACCAAAAGCAGCAATTTCGACGACTTTCGCGATGATCTAGCAAAGGCCCTCCCCTCGATTCCTCTCAGCCTTATAGAGAGTATCGACCGTTTAGTACTTGCTCTGCACCCTCAGTTCAAGGGAAAAGTAAAGGCCAACCACGAAGAGCATCATTCGAGAACCCtaaaggagaaggaaaaggtcTTTAGTGGGCTCGCGCTGCCGGATAAGGAGCCTGCGCGCGACGATGGATCTGGCGCATTCGATGACACACTAGCACTGTTAGAGGGTCTCGAAGGGAAGGCGAAAAAGGAGAAGTCCGCGAGAAAACGAAGTCGGAGCCCCCGCGACGATTACAAAGagtcaaggaggaggaggaggaggtcgCGCTCAGGAGAACGACGAAAACGAGACAAATACCGATCGCGGTCGCGGTCGCATGAGCGAGGCGACGAAGATTGGCGTGACGGGTACCGTGATGCGCGCAAAGATCGACGAGGGCGTAGGCGgcacgaagacgacgacgacgaccgATTTCGCAATGCTCCAGCtcctgaagttgatgatTCACCGCAATTGCACAAGGTCTACGAAGGACATGTAACGGGATTGAAAGATTTCGGTGCCTTTATCAACCTGCACAATGTAAAAGGCAGAGTCGATGGCCTAGTACACGTTTCCCGAATGTCTGCTGGACAGCGCGTCAACCACCCGTCGGATTTGGTGTCGCATGGACAAAAAGTCTGGGTCAAGGTGACAAGTCTCGATAAGGATCAAAACGGCCGCGATCGCGTGGGCTTGTCAATGAAGGACGTTGATCAGTCGACTGGGGAGGATCTAGAACCACAAGCTCGAATGACAACTGGTGCCAATATGGAAGCGCTGGGAGGAGGTCTAAGAGACGGGTTTGCGGAACCAACCGGCATGCCTCGAGATAACTTGGGGCCTCCACGACGACAGAAAAAGAGAATGACTTCTCCCGAAAGGTGGGAGATCAGACAGTTGATCGCATCGGGAGTGGCCAAGGCTTCAGACTACCCTgacctggaagaagactACAACGCGACTCTCCGCGGAGAtggcgatcttgagcttgaagaggaCGTCGACATTGAGGTTCGCGAGGAGGAACCGCCATTCTTGGCCGGACAGACCAAGCAGTCCCTGGAATTATCACCTATTCGCGTTGTCAAGGCCCCAGAAGGCTCTATGAATCGAGCCGCTATGTCTGGTACCAACTTGGCGAAGGAACGTaaggagctcaagcaacaagaagccgaTGCGGCCGCGAAGGACGAACCCAAAGAGAACCTGTCCTCTCAATGGCAAGACCCTATGGCTGATCCCGATAAGAGGAAGTTTGCCAGCGATTTGAGGAATGCCAGGAAGAACCAGCCCTCTGAAGAGGTGCCTGAATGGAAAAAAGCAGTCATTCCAAAGGGACAGTCTCTGGGCAAGCGCACGAACCTCAGTATCAAGGAACAACGAGAGTCGCTTCCTGTATATGCATTCCGAGAGCAActgatcaaggctgttcacGAGAACCAGATCTTGATCGTAGTCGGAGAAACAGGATCAGGAAAGACGACCCAGTTAACACAGTATCTCGCTGAAGCTGGCTTTGCCAATGATGGTATCATTGGCTGTACGCAACCTCGTCGTGTGGCTGCTATGTCCGTCGCTAAGCGAGTagcagaagaagttggatgcaagcttggtgaggaggTCGGATATACGATTCGATTTGAAGACTGCACCAGTCCCTCAACCAAGATCAAGTACATGACAGATGGTATGCTTCAGCGTGAGATTCTGGTAGATCCCGACATGTCGCGATACTCCTGTATCATGCTTGACGAAGCTCACGAGCGTACCATTGCCACCGATGTGCTGTTTGCCTTGCTAAAGAAGGCTCTCAAACGACGTCCCGATATGAAAGTCATTGTCACCTCAGCTACTCTCGATGCAGACAAATTCTCTGCATACTTCAACGAATGTCCTATTTTCACGATTCCCGGTCGAACATACCCTGTCGAGATCCTCTATTCAAAAGAACCCGAGTCCGATTACCTCGATACCGCTCTTGTCACAGTCATGCAAATCCATATTACTGAGCCCAAAGgcgacattcttcttttcttgacaggccaagaagaaattGACACGGCATGCGAAGTCTTGTATGAGAGAATGAAAGCCTTAGGGCCTAATGTGCCAGacctcatcattcttccTGTCTACGCTTCACTTCCGACAGAAATGCAAAGCCGAATTTTCGATCCTGCGCCCCCTGGCAGCCGTAAGGTTGTCATCGCCACCAATATTGCAGAGACTTCCATTACTATCGACGAGATTTACTACGTCGTCGACCCAGGTTTCGTCAAGCAGAACGCTTACGACCCCAAGTTGGGTATGGACTCTCTGGTAGTTACACCAATTTCTCAGGCCCAGGCAAACCAAAGAGCAGGACGAGCAGGGCGAACTGGACCTGGAAAGTGTTTCCGTTTATACACAGAGGCGGCTTACCAGTCTGAAATGCTGCCGACTAGTATTCCCGAAATCCAGAGGCAGAACTTGTCCACAACAATCCTCATGCTCAAGGCAATGGGCATTAACGACTTGCTTCACTTTGACTTCATGGACCCGCCCcctatcaacaccatgctTACAGCATTGGAGGAGCTATATGCCCTCAGTGCCCTCGACGACGAGGGTCTGCTCACTCGGCTGGGGCGAAAGATGGCCGATTTCCCTATGGAACCTTCCCTAGCCAAGGTGCTTATCGCGGCTGTTGATCTAGAATGTGCGGATGAAGTCCTCAGCATCGTGTCGATGCTTAACATCCCAACCGTCTTTTACCGCCCCAAAGAGAAGCAGTCTCAAGCAGATCAAAAGAAGGCCAAGTTCCACGATCCTCACGGCGACCACCTAACCTTCCTCAACGTCTACAACTCATGGAAGCAGAGCGGTTACTCAGCACCCTGGTGTTTCGAGAACTTTATCCAAGCGCGTTCCATGCGTCGCGCAAAGGACGTCCGCGATCAaatcgtcaagatcatggaCCGCTACAAACACAAGATCAAGTCCTGCGGCCGCGACACCGAAAAGGTCCGCCGGGCCCTCTGCGCAGGCTTCTTCCGCAACGCAGCGCGCAAGGATCCCCAGGAGGGCTACAAGACCCTCATCGAGGGCACCCCTGTGTACCTGCACCCGAGCTCCGCGCTCTTCGGCAAGCAGGCCGAGTGGGTCATTTACCACGAGCTCATCCTCACGAGCAAGGAGTACATGCACTGCACCACGAGCATCGAGCCCAAGTGGCTCGTGGAGGCGGCTccgaccttcttcaaggtcgcGCCGACGGATAAGCtgagcaagaggaagaaggcggaGAGGATCCAGCCGCTGTATAATAAATTTGCTACCGAGGATGATTGGAGGTTGAGTGCGCAGAGGAAGggcggaagaggaggaggtggtggtggtactTGGGGTTAA